The nucleotide sequence TCTACCTCCTTTTTACTTCGCCAACGGAGCTGGCTACTACCTCCAGATGTTGCTCTTTccaacttttgattttttgaggCTTCAGAGGTAGTGGGGGTCTTCAAagaattcatgtaggctttgtgctgcctttgaaccctCCTGACCATTGAGGCTCCCATCGGTTTGGTGGGTTGTCCATCCTTTCCGACTATATACCATTTTCGCCCAAGATGTGCAGGATTCCCTTTTCTGCCGGGATTAGCTATCCCATCAGTTCTCTTGACTTCCCCCCCCATCTGGCCATTCTGAAGATGATCTGCACCTCTCTGGATTTTAGCCTCCATTTTTTCTGCCTCGTCAGAagcttcatggtttcgaaacaCTTCTGACAAAGCcttgggttgggaatcacctcctaaGCGTTGAAAAACACTTCGGGAAGTATCCTTCTTTGTTGCCTGCTTAATCTTTTCGCGGGCTTCTCTTCTTGTatcttcttctttcctcctgATTAACTCGTGATCAATGAGGACTCCAGCCGAGGGAATCTCGAGCTCACATTCACACTGGCATTTACTACACATAACCATCCCCTTGATTATGGCAGCCTTTGGATACTCAGGCAGTTTGATTATTCTCTCTGTAGGTTTTTCGGccagtctttcttcttcttcccttgtaatcttcccttttcctttctccGCCCATGTCATATTGAGCATATTTATAGGGGCCTCTAAGAAGGGAAATGCAGGGTTGATTACGACCATCTCGTCTGGCTGGCTGTTTTTACGTCTTTTTCCTTTGGGAGGAACCACATCTATATCACTTCTAGAGCCTGTGGAGGCTTTCTCCAATCGTTGCAGCATTTGAAACAACGTGGTCTATAAGTCTTCTGGCATATCTGTTTCTCTATCTTCTGATTAGAGATCCCACCGGgagtgccaaaactatgttcgtggcaggaatttccgtcggggatgctttcctggccaacgagcacacagctcccctgggaggtCGGCACCGGTTGAgcctgctgtcgggcttctactTCGCggtcgggctttgtcgggcaagacttgtcgggcaagtctcgtcgggcaagactcttcagGCAaggctcttcgggcaaggctgaaagagaaggacagcattaactttgagaggtgcctttgtggggccttaggtgtaggctttgaggctcacaatcaaggttaacatttaagtgctcaggcgtgccactgccatctttagcatggcagatgtagaatggTTGTCGtgctttagttgtatatatgtatgtatccaagaaaccgtgttagttataacaggtgcctttgtggggccttaggtttaggccttgaggcttcccataaataactaaaccagtgctcgaacacatcatatttattCTTGCGATTGtaggagttttctaactattatacttctgattacccgaatccaagaagtagaatgaacccaaataggtgcctttgtggggccttaggtgtaggccttgaggcttcccatcagagttcattcttatacttagactctttagatcgcagaacggaatgaatccaaatggatgcctttgtggggccttaggtgtaggccttgaggctttccatcagaatccatttcatgctcaagcgttctatggaaatcatgatataatagaaacaaaaccaagaggtaggtcgattacttgcgccccaagtaacttcggacttctcgtttatcaaggattgtcgtggatgggttgagtccacataaagttcttttttatgccttgaggccaaggacttttaaactaatcagatttacatgcccgagggcttaggacttggatctgatttaaacactgaagatatattcaaatcggatccaagtactgagaaagctttgtcatcgtgattttgctagaaacaacttgcatataactggaagtatacaacatattgctagattTTAAAGAAAGacaagacaaagacagagcaaagcaggtcgggcaagattaaaccttatcaattaaggctgatcgtcttgcaggtccctatctttgtagttttgtcaaaggtctgaaagcttagagggggagagggggaaaggagaatacaaaaggtgaatcgatactacaacaagttcgaacaaggtagcagagctattacagaggttgggagaaaagattatcccgcgagggatgaaggcttgttccgaatgggatgaaggcttgggctgactacagcttcgttttgaaaggcaaatctggctttttgagcagagtttgtgcttttgtttgtttgattgagtgtctttattcctgtcttctcttcctccttttatagacgactcggtttggctcctgtagcgacagctttgcccgaatgcggtctgagggtgatgactcatcagctttattacatgtaatgccaccataaagtactttatgggctgtgcagtctgatcagtctacaccacttggtccttgggtaggtaggcaagtggcccttatgaattgtatcaagtcagaaaatGCCCTTTCCTGCTTTCCTAAGTTTCAGCCGGGCCTTGATCTTCTATTCCTCCAGGCCTCCTTTTGGACCGACTCCATCCTTgggccaaaaatcaagttttaatccaaacagtaTGTTACTAGCTTTTAAATCTCTATGAATTACTTTCTTTCTTGAGTATTTGTGCAGGTAAAGCAACCCTTAAGCAATTCCTTCGAGAATGCTAAAACGCTTCTTCCAATCTAGTAGTAGACCTCTGATTGGATCTGTCCAATATGTAGAGTTAAGTAGGACTAATATTAATTAATAGTAGTAATCTATGAACTTTGACAGTAAAATAAAAGACAGATATCAAATTTAACAAATGAAATCAAGTATCTTGGTTCCTCACCAAATAAAAAGTGGTCCAAACTTTTGTTCTGCAGATACTCATATATCAACATCATCTCTTCGCCATGAATGCAAAATCCGAAAAGCTGAACCAGGTTTGTATGTTGGAGTTCATATATAAGTATCagttcattcttgaattctgaTGTTCCTTGCCCTGAACATTTCGAAAGCCTCTTCACAGCTATTTCTTGTCCCATCGCCAATTTCCCCTGAATTGATAatccatatcatgtttttgctGTCATCTTTAGGCAAATGAAgctaattcctttttttttttttcctacagCATTTGAATTAGAAAcagaaatttttgttttttttaaatgttaccTTATAAACCGGTCCAAACCCTCCTTCTCCTAGCTTGTTTTCTTCAGCAAAGTTGCTTGTGGCAGCCAAGATGGATGAATAGCTAAAAACGCTTAAATCATGATGTCCTATATTTCCATCATTTCGGAGACCATTAACATCATCAGTAGGTCAATTAGATTTCATGAAGATAAGCATTTCGTTCTCAATCTCTGTCCGGTTCTCACCTTTACAGATCAATTAtcagaaattaaagtttcaatggAGACAACAATAGTCAAAGATGTGAATAATAATCCTGTCTTACTGGTGCACATGATTTAAAGAAATATACCAGCTGATGGAAGGGCTGATCTTCTTCGTCGGAGTAGATAGTACGCGGTGCAAAGCACTAGAGCAGCAGCTATAGAAGTGCCAATCCAAACCCATTTATCTGCTGCATCATAAACAATTAGCTACCAACATATGCAATCAGTGTAACACACACGCACATGTATGCATGTATGCATTAATTGTCTTCAATTTTTGGATGAATCTATATCAGGTGGTATGAAATTGGACTTGTATGATTACCAATTTTTGTGCCAGAGGATTTCGTTGATTGGAACCTTCGGACGCACCCTCCATCGGTGTCATAGCCATCACAGTTCTGTGCTTGTACAATATTCATCTGTCCTTCATATTCCTGAAGTATCCCACTGCTGTATAGCACCCATTCTGGTTGAAGACTCTGATCACCTACAGCAGTGTAAGTGAGGTAGCCATAATTTTCGTTAGATACAATGCTAAAATTGTACCTCTGCTTGGACACATTAGGCAAAATAAATTCAAATGTTCCATCTGATCTCAAGACTCCACTAGTCCAATAAACCACCCcgcttttattgatttttagttCATGTTCATTCGGGTCCCAAACAAGACTGAAAGGCCCCAGAGCCGGGTTGTAGGTATCTACATATGATACAAGTGACCAGATGTGGCCATCACTATGGTTGACACCTAACTTCATACCCGGTAAAAATGTGTCTCCTGGATAATCAAAACTTTGCCAAAAAACCCTCGATCCATTCATTTCTTGTAATTCAAGATTGCCGGAATCCAAAAGGGTAGCCACAACACCGCTACTAGTACTATTACTAGTTTGTGGAGCAGAGCAAATGACAATTGGGTCTTCACCCGTTTGAGTAATCTTCAATGTGTAATTAGAATCCAAGGTAAGAAGtggagatgaagatgatgaaatagGTCTGTTTCTGTTGCCAATCCAAGCTTTGTTTGGGTTGTATTTATTGCGACGGATGGCTAAATATTTGAAGTTGGAATTCCGTTGATCAACGAAAGACAAGGTGAACTTTGCCGATGCAGATTCTAAGGAACTCGAGGAATCAAGAGTGTCCCCCGGTGCCAATGTGTCCCTTGCATCATGACAAGTCCACAAGCATGCAAAAATGATCAAGAAAATTGAGTTCTTCATCATCACACATGTAGCCATGAATGACCAAAAGACAATGAAAAACTTGGCTTCAAAAAAACACAATTAAGAGGTGTGTGAGTTTAGTAAACACTTTGGaactacataatttttttttacaattaccGGAAGACTTCCCgttttcattcaaaattcaaagaaaGACTTTTGACTTACTGATTTAATATTTCGGACGGCAATgattttctattaattttggTTAGAATATAACTTGCATTTAGAACAATGACCTTCTCCTTTCTTTCTGCGCAAGTCACAATACCCACCTACTTGTGCCTCTCTACTTTCTCGTTGGTTTCTTTCTTCATCAGTACACGGGttgatctcttctttgaaagagatggaATTAACACATTTGTGGAAGAATGAAAAAACAATAATATCAGGTAGTCATAAATAAACCAGAGTACTGTACTTGACAGGTATATTTAGCCGGGTCACACCAAGCATGATTGATACCCCTAACGCGCACCAAGGTCCGAATTCGACAAGGCACCATCTACTGAAATAATTTCAATTAAGTTGTTAAACTTTTATTGTATTATTTCTTCGAGGTTTTGGCTACATGTAAGGGTGATATTAGAGAAACTACCTATTTAAACCATATTTTGTAGACCGATTGTTCTTGATTGGATTCTTTCTTTAAATCATTAAGAACATGATCTTCCTAATATTTTTttggataaattacataaaactacttCAACTATGAGTCGAACCACAATCTCAcacctcatgttttaaacattgcaatgtcataccttaacTTATTAATTCGCTGCAATGTCAAACCTTTATTAAATACTCTATCAATTTGACTTTTAAATGCTCATATAACAGACAGCGAGCCCACTAACTCATACAATTGGGttgataaattaattaaaaattaaaaaattaagattttttcttgtaacagaaaaattaaaataattaagagGGTCCCACCACTAAACACCCATTCCCATCACCATCGTGCATTCTCACTTCCACACAAGACGCCACCCTCATCCAGAGCTGGCCTTGAGGGCGTGCAATAGGTGCCACCGCACAAGGCCCCCGATTCAGAAGGCCCCAAATTTTCATTACATGTATACTTATACATATAAATAGATTAGATGCAAAAGACAATCATATATGTGGTTCTAGCGCTAGCGGTTTAGCTCTTTTTCCTTATATACCTTGTGCTTCGAATCCCTGTGATATTGTTTTGCTATTATAAATTTTTGCAAATTTGTAAACTTAAAAAGGAGATAACAAAAACGCATCCAAAAGTTTTTGCCTTTGAAGGTAAGGAAAAACACCTAACCaatcaaacaacttatttttATTGTAGTAACTTGTAATATTTTAGGTTTAtagatgaaaaaattgaaaaaaaatatagcattaaaaaaaatgaagggtcTCCCTCTAAATTTTGCACAAGCCCCTAAATACTTAGGGCCGGCCCTGCCCTCACCTTCATAACTCCGGCAAAGTCCTCTTCATCTCCTGCCACCCTCACCGTTTCCCTGAGATCCTCCCAATGTacgacacgccccgatcctgatattccccgaataccaggatgggcacgtgttggccgacacccgagggtgacgaaagccatttattgagtgcaaaagCTGAAAACAAGGGatagataagacttataaatataagagaATAAATAAagtgcatttaaggaacgtgtttagagcatacaattaactagaacactaaaaaaataatataaaattgaatgaaacaaaggatgaatcctacaccgagaggactcgaagatgccgatgcggaagtgcctggacgtcgggattgtatgcctcgattctaagtcctgaaaggggcgcaaaacaaacatgagtggaccaagttgatatatatatatatataataaaacagttatcaacgtactaaccctcaagttttatgaaaacacatatatcatgataaacataggttttccgaaacctagcatgtcgtGCAATGTCCCAAAATCAtaacttatatatataataatcactagtgaattgtccgataatccccaagccccatgccggctccccgtctctgagcaaacattcagaggaaaatacatttcaggccctatgccaacaccaaaccgtcgactaggacggaccggaatctatccctacatCCCGTAGTGGAaatgaccactaggtaagtacaaaaccactgaatatatatatatatattgtaaagcaacttcatagtataaagtcatccatcatctatactataaagaggtgtttgaaacatgttctaaatatcatatcgtcatccatcggatattctataagaacatgggttacaggaaaaatagtaataattcaaactaaCCTCAGTAAGCATATTATCTCAAAGCATCTCATAAAACATAAttgttaaatcatgcttttcatgtatgcatttctactatcaaaacatgcatattagaaagggtccactcacagatacttagcCGCCGAAAAGCCACGCAAACTAGCTACCACGAAAACGTCACAAATATTACccttaagcacataaagggtccaattaataaaactatataatagcaattgaatttgggaaaacggatgtCGGAAACAGATTCAAAACGTCGAATTACTTTAAGAAGGGTCCCGAATAAATTTCATAAAAGTCAACAGAATACTCCAGATGATATtccctgacggaatattctctgaTGGAATATTCCATAAAAAGGTTTGACCCgggtagggtttagggttggaaTGGTTAAAGGGTTGAGGCTTAAACTTTTAGGTGGGTTGAGTTTaggtttttaaactaaaaaggtTTAGGACTTTAACATAAATAGGTTGGGGTTTTAAAGAGTGGGCTTAATGCCAAGGGCCTAAGACTTAAGGAATGGCCCAAAGGGCCTTTAAcattaaaacaataaataaaataaataataaaaactgaaatgggttttgggtgGGCTCGGCAGgaaaggcccaaaggccttggGATTTTTGGGTTGCAGAAttcaaaagaaagagaaggCCAGATTCGGCCAGAAAACTACAACAACCTTAAAcagccataactttgtcaaaaatcaacgaaatcgagtgattcaaaacaaaagttgtagttctcaaagagaagaagaaaatggtaccTCACATGACGTCTAACTAGCCGTGGTTTGACCAAAAAATGCCttgaaagcctcggaggtcgccagAAActaggtaagattcaaatgagtataacttcttcaatactcgaCGAAAttggtgaaacaaaaaggaaagttgtagtactcagcgAGACGAAGATATTGATGCCTTGTAAACCGGCCAACTTACCGTATTTTGGCCTAAAATTGCCTGGAAAGTGGCGGTGCTCGctggaaaatttggaaaagcttTCCCGAACTATTTTCTGTGATTCAAACGTATACACAACTTAAAACAAGCTTCAATCTAACCCTAAAACACATCCCCAGGGGTTTTTAGAAGCTTACCAACGTTGAAAAATCAAGAAACTCGTCGGGGAAGATGATGAACAGTACCGCCTGAATGGAAGAGAGGGGTTTGGGGTGTCATTTCTTCGTTTTTTAGAACACAAGGGtgatgttgatgatgttttgtTGTTGTGGTGGTGTGGTTTGTTGGTAAGAAAAGCCCTCGGAGGGGCTGAGATAGAGAGAGCCGAGAGAGTGTAAGGGAGAgtgaaggagaagagagagagaggaagacttttcagaagaaagaagaaaaaaaataaaagaaagggaaagggaaccAGGGGACAAAACAGGGGGTGGGCCCTTTGGGCACACCATTTAAGACCtaaaaaccattttaaaagcaagataacctcaaacttagtgaaaatacaatttaaattagggGTGTGTGTAACAATATAAATCTTGGAGAATATCCAAAAACCGATCCAAAAGCAAAGCATCGTATTCGACCAACTTGTCATCCTCGTTCACTTTGGCTGGAAGCAGAAGCCGAAGTTGCACCTCAATGGACGCCATCTCCAAACTCCTGTTAGCCATTACTCCCCACAGATCCTCACTCTATGGACAACTAACCCAccacaaaaattataaaatgagaaattaggttctcatcctccATTTTGTtattccattgattaaaatcttattcattttcaatttttgatcaaggtccttgtattaataacatcattaattattttaataataattatatgtacccatgctaattatatgtacccattcatgcaaaactttttaatcttaaaatgtactcattcttaaatataccaatttgttatatgtgaaatgtaccattttttttttatataaaatctattcaatttttttctaatccatttttaaacttatatgggtacattcttttttctttgattttaaaatgtatccatatcaagtttaatcaaagaaatttactaatgttattaaacatatatctttttttttctttcttttttggtgaTTCTGAAGATtatacccatgttttgatacaattatttttttggttaattttgataaatgtacccatgtttatacacacacacacacacaaacacaataatatatttatattttaatatttttaatcccacaaattatgattttttatttaaaatctcatttatataaacaactaaaatttctaatttttaatttaaaaaatatagtaacgtacatagaaataaattatcacattaatttcagagactttgatcaaaaattaaaaatcaataaggtttcaataaaaCAATATTCATAGTTAAGGATCGCACCCAAAGTTttccatataaaaaaaattcaaaacttaaaaaataataaaaacccaaaaaatgaaaatttgaacatATGAGCTTGAAATCTCggattgaatcaaaacacaatgGCGCAAGATTCTGATCAGGACCCACAAAACTAGAGCCTGAAAAATGGTGGAATGAGCCACATTAAGGGCTACCCTGGGCTGTAGCCCAGGTAGCTTTCGGTAGAGaataaaattttacatgtaatttttACTGATTTTTTAATGTAGCCCATCATATATTTAGTTATTAATTCGAATTCTCTCggtttaattatataatacagTTTACAAACCATCTGTTTTTTTTCTCACATCTTGTTTTCATCGCTTCTTGTACATATACAAGTTTGAATTTGTTTGAATAACGAAAATTTTTGGCTTACTtatgaaaattttcttaagcTAGCTGATACGGTgaaaatttttctttgtttataaatatttaaatCTTTAAGCTAACCCAC is from Malus sylvestris chromosome 5, drMalSylv7.2, whole genome shotgun sequence and encodes:
- the LOC126624541 gene encoding G-type lectin S-receptor-like serine/threonine-protein kinase CES101, with translation MATCVMMKNSIFLIIFACLWTCHDARDTLAPGDTLDSSSSLESASAKFTLSFVDQRNSNFKYLAIRRNKYNPNKAWIGNRNRPISSSSSPLLTLDSNYTLKITQTGEDPIVICSAPQTSNSTSSGVVATLLDSGNLELQEMNGSRVFWQSFDYPGDTFLPGMKLGVNHSDGHIWSLVSYVDTYNPALGPFSLVWDPNEHELKINKSGVVYWTSGVLRSDGTFEFILPNVSKQRYNFSIVSNENYGYLTYTAVGDQSLQPEWVLYSSGILQEYEGQMNIVQAQNCDGYDTDGGCVRRFQSTKSSGTKIDKWVWIGTSIAAALVLCTAYYLLRRRRSALPSAGENRTEIENEMLIFMKSN
- the LOC126622827 gene encoding phosphoenolpyruvate carboxylase, housekeeping isozyme; the encoded protein is MANRSLEMASIEVQLRLLLPAKVNEDDKLVEYDALLLDRFLDILQDLYWEDLRETVRVAGDEEDFAGVMKVRAGPALSI